TGTTACCCAAACTGTTACCCAACTGTTCATCCAGGTTATTGTCACGAGAAAAATTACTCTTAACTAATTGTTTTAGTTGGTGGGCCCGCCAGGACTCGAACCTGGGACCAAGGGATTATGAGTCCCCTGCTCTAACCAACTGAGCTACAGGCCCGGACAGCGATCTGTTACTACTTTCTCAACGCGCAAGCGCCATCGGGAGCCCGGCAGGCAGACAAGCTAACGAATTACTCCAGATCCAGAAAACTGCGCAACTGCTCGGAGCGACTTGGATGCCGCAGCTTTCTCAGCGCCTTGGCTTCGATCTGGCGAATGCGCTCTCGCGTTACGTCAAACTGCTTGCCCACCTCTTCCAGGGTATGGTCGGTATTCATGTCGATACCAAAGCGCATCCGCAATACTTTCGCCTCGCGCGGCGTCAACGATGACAACACCTCCCGCGTCGTTTCGCCCAGGCCTTCATTGGTGGCCGAATCCACCGGTGAGACAATGTTGGAATCTTCAATAAAATCACCCAGATGCGAGTCTTCGTCATCGCCGATGGGTGTTTCCATCGAAATGGGTTCCTTGGCGATTTTGAGGACCTTGCGCACCTTGTCTTCCGGCATTTCCATGCGCACCGCGAGTTCTTCCGGTGTCGCCTCGCGTCCCATTTCCTGCAACATCTGCCGTGAAATGCGATTGAGCTTGTTGATGGTTTCAATCATGTGCACCGGGATGCGGATTGTACGCGCCTGATCCGCGATCGAGCGCGTGATGGCCTGCCGTATCCACCAGGTCGCATATGTGGAAAACTTGTATCCACGCCGGTATTCGAACTTGTCCACCGCCTTCATCAGGCCGATATTGCCTTCCTGGATAAGGTCCAGAAACTGCAACCCGCGATTGGTGTATTTTTTCGCGATTGAAATCACCAGCCGCAGATTGGCCTCGACCATTTCTTTCTTCGCACGGCGCGCTTTTGCTTCCCCGATAGACATGCGCCGGTTGATGTCCTTGATCGCCACGATGGCGAGTCCGGCATGCTCTTGGTTACTGATCAGCTTCTTCTGCGCCCGCAGAATATCTTCTTCGTAAACCGCCAGCGCGGACGCATATTTGGCCTCGGAGTTGACCGTCTCTTTGAGCCACTTCAGGTTGGTTTCCTTACTGGGGAACGTGTCGATAAACTCACGACGCGGCATGTGAGCCTCGTTCACGCACAGGTGCATGATGCGCCGCTCATGAGTGCGGATGCGATCAATGGTGGAACGCAGGGTTCGGGTGAGCTGATCGATCAGCCGCGGAACCAGCTTGAGCTGCATAAAGTGTGTGGCGATCGCTTCACGCGCCTGTGCGTGTCGTTTGGCGTTTTTCTTAACCGCCGGACTATTGGCCTTGGCATGCAGCGTGCGCAACTGCTCAAACCGCTTGCGCGCTTCTTCGACATCCAGCCCGGTATCGATCTCGGTTGCCGAATCCGCGTCCGCATCGTCGTCTTCGGAACCTTCCGGTGCGATGGCCGCCACCTTGCTGGCCGCGTTCGGCTGCGCGTTCGTGTCGTCATCGGGGTCGACAAATCCGGCGATCACGTCACCAATACGTCTTACCCCGGCTTCCGCCAGATCGAATTCGGCAAGCAGCATATCGATAGCGGGCGGGAACTGCGCGAGCGCGAATAATACCTGGCCCAGGCCCTCCTCGATGCGCTTGGCTATCTGGATTTCGCCTTCCCGGGTCAGCAGACTCACGGTGCCCATTTCCCGCATGTACATGCGTACCGGGTCGGTGGTGCGGCCGAATTCACCATCGACAGTAGCCAGCGCGGCGGCAGCTTCCTCCGCCGCGTCGTCGTCGGTTTCCACGCCGCTGTCAGTCAGGATCAGGCTGTCCGTATCCGGCGCGTGCTCGTGAACAGCGATACCCATGTCGTTGATCATGCTGATGATATCTTCGATCTGCTCGGACTCGACGATGCCGTCAGGCAGATGATCGTTGACTTCGGCGTAGGTTAAAAAGCTTTGCTCTTTGCCCTTCGC
Above is a window of Gammaproteobacteria bacterium DNA encoding:
- the rpoD gene encoding RNA polymerase sigma factor RpoD codes for the protein MDQDQQSKLKALIAKGKEQSFLTYAEVNDHLPDGIVESEQIEDIISMINDMGIAVHEHAPDTDSLILTDSGVETDDDAAEEAAAALATVDGEFGRTTDPVRMYMREMGTVSLLTREGEIQIAKRIEEGLGQVLFALAQFPPAIDMLLAEFDLAEAGVRRIGDVIAGFVDPDDDTNAQPNAASKVAAIAPEGSEDDDADADSATEIDTGLDVEEARKRFEQLRTLHAKANSPAVKKNAKRHAQAREAIATHFMQLKLVPRLIDQLTRTLRSTIDRIRTHERRIMHLCVNEAHMPRREFIDTFPSKETNLKWLKETVNSEAKYASALAVYEEDILRAQKKLISNQEHAGLAIVAIKDINRRMSIGEAKARRAKKEMVEANLRLVISIAKKYTNRGLQFLDLIQEGNIGLMKAVDKFEYRRGYKFSTYATWWIRQAITRSIADQARTIRIPVHMIETINKLNRISRQMLQEMGREATPEELAVRMEMPEDKVRKVLKIAKEPISMETPIGDDEDSHLGDFIEDSNIVSPVDSATNEGLGETTREVLSSLTPREAKVLRMRFGIDMNTDHTLEEVGKQFDVTRERIRQIEAKALRKLRHPSRSEQLRSFLDLE